One window of Cohnella hashimotonis genomic DNA carries:
- a CDS encoding DUF4183 domain-containing protein, with amino-acid sequence MQGEHGERGVQGERGMQGVQGERGEAGLQGIQGLRGDPGQRGEQGLPGPSGPAGEIGPAGPAGPAGPQGEPGPAGAPGATGPAGPAGLSGEPGPAGPPGATGPAGPPGATGPAGPPGPLPTGIAVRPVNLLYLAFLEESTSDPVTLGAGQFTLDGVPAAQFEGLGPSSYSMLYMNGMPQEQDLYALTSSAVTIDPEGSTILAGTPIMVQIVSFSVEITA; translated from the coding sequence GTGCAGGGTGAACACGGCGAGCGGGGTGTGCAAGGCGAGCGGGGTATGCAGGGTGTGCAGGGCGAGCGGGGCGAAGCGGGGCTGCAGGGCATTCAGGGCTTGCGCGGCGACCCCGGACAGCGCGGCGAGCAGGGCCTACCCGGACCGTCAGGTCCGGCAGGGGAGATCGGTCCGGCAGGGCCCGCTGGCCCGGCAGGCCCACAGGGAGAGCCCGGCCCTGCCGGCGCCCCGGGTGCGACGGGCCCGGCGGGGCCCGCCGGGCTGAGCGGGGAGCCCGGTCCCGCGGGACCGCCTGGCGCCACCGGTCCCGCAGGTCCACCCGGCGCCACCGGTCCCGCAGGTCCGCCGGGACCGCTGCCTACAGGCATCGCCGTTCGCCCGGTCAACCTGCTGTATCTCGCCTTTTTAGAAGAAAGCACGAGCGATCCGGTCACGCTCGGCGCCGGCCAGTTCACGTTAGACGGCGTGCCGGCGGCGCAATTCGAAGGACTGGGACCGAGCTCCTATTCGATGCTGTATATGAACGGTATGCCGCAGGAGCAGGATCTTTACGCGCTGACATCCTCGGCCGTGACGATCGACCCCGAAGGCTCGACGATTCTGGCCGGGACGCCGATCATGGTGCAGATCGTCAGCTTTTCCGTAGAGATCACCGCGTAG
- a CDS encoding helix-turn-helix transcriptional regulator, giving the protein MRRQAHLLTLAGSPYLVMPESVGAYRDFPDHSVLREAGVLNNFNIHYVAAGKGYAETETGVHELRAGDAVLYFPLQRQRYYSSEDEPWDVRWVHFYGEELRDYLVRLGFHQSAVWSLRQREAWEAAHLALLGEAEAHQLLRPVRLSMLTYALFSEFVQQAVPVSDVKSAGSDRRILDLLPDMQREACAPFILEDWAARAGVSRHYFCKLFRQAMGFSPMDFVTRCRLQAAKQWLLEHPTLPVGRIAEDAGYPSASYFNKRFSEHEGVTPTEYRRLFGKA; this is encoded by the coding sequence GTGAGAAGACAAGCGCATCTGCTGACGCTAGCCGGAAGCCCGTATCTCGTCATGCCTGAATCGGTGGGCGCCTACCGCGATTTTCCCGACCATTCCGTGCTGCGGGAAGCCGGCGTGCTCAACAATTTCAACATCCATTATGTCGCGGCAGGCAAAGGCTACGCGGAGACCGAGACGGGCGTGCACGAACTGCGGGCCGGCGATGCCGTGCTGTATTTTCCGCTGCAGCGACAGCGCTACTACAGCAGCGAGGACGAGCCATGGGACGTGCGGTGGGTTCACTTTTACGGGGAGGAGCTGCGCGATTATCTGGTGCGACTCGGCTTTCATCAGTCCGCGGTCTGGTCCCTCCGGCAGCGCGAAGCCTGGGAAGCCGCGCACTTGGCGCTCCTTGGGGAAGCGGAGGCGCATCAGCTGCTGCGTCCGGTGCGCCTGTCCATGCTGACCTACGCCCTCTTCTCGGAGTTCGTTCAGCAGGCCGTCCCCGTCTCCGACGTCAAATCGGCGGGATCCGATCGCCGCATTCTGGATCTGCTGCCCGACATGCAGCGGGAGGCTTGCGCGCCTTTCATTCTCGAAGATTGGGCGGCGCGCGCGGGCGTGAGCCGTCATTATTTTTGCAAGCTGTTCCGGCAGGCGATGGGCTTCTCCCCCATGGACTTCGTCACCCGCTGCCGGCTGCAGGCGGCCAAGCAGTGGCTGCTCGAGCATCCGACGCTGCCCGTCGGGCGCATCGCGGAGGACGCCGGGTATCCGAGCGCGAGCTACTTTAACAAGCGTTTCAGCGAGCATGAGGGCGTCACGCCGACGGAGTACCGGCGGCTGTTCGGGAAGGCTTAG
- a CDS encoding STAS domain-containing protein codes for MKCDIRREGGTVDIVLSGRIGVAEAIELRHRLFPELTAGITGVVLRMGEVTDLDSSGLGLLLAVRNLSVDIGAAFELKNAGAGLAPKLDAVGLASR; via the coding sequence ATGAAGTGCGATATCAGGCGAGAGGGCGGTACGGTCGATATCGTGCTCTCGGGCAGGATCGGCGTAGCCGAAGCGATCGAGCTCCGGCACAGGCTGTTTCCCGAGCTAACGGCGGGAATCACGGGCGTTGTTCTACGGATGGGCGAGGTCACGGACCTGGACAGCTCAGGTCTCGGCCTGCTGCTGGCCGTGAGGAATCTGTCGGTGGACATCGGAGCGGCGTTCGAGCTTAAAAACGCGGGCGCAGGGCTGGCGCCGAAGCTGGATGCAGTCGGCTTGGCCTCGCGTTAA
- a CDS encoding exodeoxyribonuclease III: MKLASWNVNGLRAAVNKGFGEYFDALDADLFCVQETKLQEGQLKLDHGERYGQYWNYARQKGYSGTAVFTKRKPLSVRYGIEEDAEEEGRILTLEFEGFYLVNVYTPNARRDLSRLEMRMAWEDRFRRYLTELDAVKPVIVCGDLNVAHEEIDLKNPKPNRGNAGFTDEERAKMSELLDAGFIDTFRHLYPDRTDTYSWWSYMPGVRARNVGWRIDYFLVSARLAPFVREASIDCAVMGSDHCPVLLELDDSVWEGIGR, from the coding sequence ATGAAACTGGCGTCATGGAACGTAAACGGACTGCGGGCCGCGGTGAACAAAGGGTTCGGCGAATATTTCGATGCGCTGGACGCAGACTTGTTTTGCGTGCAGGAGACGAAGCTTCAAGAGGGACAGCTGAAGCTGGACCACGGGGAGCGATACGGGCAATATTGGAACTACGCGAGGCAAAAAGGTTACTCCGGTACCGCCGTATTTACGAAACGGAAGCCGCTGTCGGTACGTTACGGAATCGAGGAGGATGCGGAAGAAGAGGGCCGAATTCTGACGCTGGAGTTCGAAGGCTTCTACCTGGTCAACGTGTATACGCCGAACGCCCGCAGAGACTTGTCGCGGCTGGAGATGCGCATGGCATGGGAGGACCGCTTCCGCCGTTATCTGACGGAGCTCGATGCGGTGAAGCCCGTCATCGTCTGCGGCGACCTGAATGTCGCGCACGAGGAGATCGATCTGAAAAATCCGAAGCCGAACCGCGGCAACGCGGGCTTCACTGACGAGGAGCGCGCGAAAATGAGCGAGCTGCTGGACGCGGGCTTCATTGATACGTTCCGCCACCTGTACCCAGACCGGACCGACACTTACTCCTGGTGGTCCTACATGCCCGGCGTTCGCGCACGTAACGTGGGATGGCGCATCGACTACTTCCTCGTATCCGCGCGGCTCGCTCCTTTCGTGCGGGAAGCGTCGATCGACTGCGCCGTCATGGGCAGCGATCACTGTCCCGTGCTGCTCGAGCTGGACGATTCGGTCTGGGAAGGCATCGGACGGTAA
- a CDS encoding DUF6157 family protein, which translates to MEWNYYNTFIAVSDDCPVEYGAVPPDKAAGKTKPGIEYDMIAGEPYAHTQEEILYETYVRHKQLSPEERDAREAEMRTEFYGKPKACMRASMLPKKYGWGLHFNAEGKVALVPKESEAYGRFADGEIEGVKVLKAMRNKKA; encoded by the coding sequence ATGGAATGGAACTACTACAACACCTTCATCGCCGTGTCCGACGACTGTCCCGTCGAGTACGGCGCGGTGCCGCCGGACAAGGCCGCAGGCAAGACGAAGCCGGGCATCGAGTACGACATGATCGCCGGCGAGCCCTATGCGCACACGCAGGAAGAGATTCTGTACGAGACCTACGTCCGCCACAAGCAATTGTCGCCCGAGGAGAGGGATGCGCGAGAGGCGGAGATGCGGACCGAGTTCTACGGCAAGCCGAAGGCATGCATGCGGGCTTCGATGCTGCCGAAGAAGTACGGCTGGGGGCTGCACTTCAACGCGGAGGGCAAGGTTGCGCTCGTACCCAAGGAATCGGAGGCATACGGCCGGTTCGCGGACGGAGAGATCGAGGGCGTGAAGGTGCTTAAGGCTATGCGAAACAAGAAAGCCTGA
- a CDS encoding stalk domain-containing protein, producing MRRYGTMSKAVLTLLLAIGLAAPAPGGAGSVAAAGTAAANAIVDGKPVVFAEAAPVIQAGRMLVPARALLEAMGARMAWDPDARVVTATMQAAPGAGTVLKLKIGSPYVQRTVTDASGKASANVVKLDVAAQLLSDSTMIPLRASAELTGHALEWRQATMTAVISQPEAGAAPEMTFKQYGLSGELFKLSNEEIETFFRTNDVRARHGKTKPFALSVPLSLVARLKSADMGEQGYFSHDSPTYGDPFEMMREQGIKYRSAAENIAAGQETPASVVAAWENSPGHLKNMLGDYEQIGIGYAYYTDSDYRSYWTQQFISS from the coding sequence ATGAGGCGATACGGTACGATGAGCAAGGCGGTACTAACGCTGCTGCTGGCGATCGGGCTGGCTGCGCCGGCGCCCGGCGGCGCGGGTTCCGTAGCAGCGGCAGGGACCGCCGCTGCGAATGCGATCGTCGACGGCAAGCCCGTCGTCTTCGCGGAGGCGGCGCCGGTCATCCAGGCGGGGCGCATGCTCGTGCCCGCCCGCGCGCTGCTCGAAGCGATGGGCGCGCGCATGGCCTGGGACCCGGACGCCCGGGTCGTGACCGCGACGATGCAGGCGGCGCCGGGCGCCGGGACCGTGCTGAAGTTGAAGATCGGCTCGCCGTACGTGCAGCGGACGGTGACCGACGCCTCTGGCAAGGCGTCCGCCAACGTCGTGAAGCTGGACGTCGCCGCGCAGCTGCTGTCGGACAGTACGATGATCCCGCTGCGGGCGAGCGCGGAGCTGACCGGGCATGCGCTCGAATGGCGGCAGGCGACCATGACAGCCGTCATCTCGCAGCCGGAAGCGGGCGCAGCGCCGGAGATGACGTTTAAGCAGTACGGGCTTTCCGGCGAGCTGTTCAAGCTGTCGAACGAGGAGATCGAGACGTTTTTCCGGACCAACGACGTTCGCGCGCGGCACGGCAAGACCAAGCCGTTCGCGCTCAGCGTGCCGTTGTCCCTGGTCGCGCGCCTGAAGTCCGCCGATATGGGCGAACAAGGATACTTCAGCCACGACTCCCCGACCTACGGCGACCCGTTCGAGATGATGCGAGAGCAGGGGATCAAGTACCGGTCGGCGGCGGAGAACATCGCGGCAGGGCAGGAGACGCCGGCGTCGGTCGTGGCCGCCTGGGAGAACAGCCCGGGCCATCTGAAGAATATGCTCGGCGACTACGAACAGATCGGCATCGGCTATGCGTACTACACGGATTCCGATTATCGCAGCTATTGGACGCAGCAATTTATAAGTTCGTGA
- a CDS encoding DUF4183 domain-containing protein gives MPVIKPVIIAIASAPVATGGVIATTVTPTVARYYAAVTAAMIAGGVTTIPAASFLDDADAPVAALPVPPADGYYNVYVNGVLQQGGLSTLTTASLVLATDDLAEGTPVLLEVSTFGSASTMTTPPTISAPTITVIT, from the coding sequence ATGCCCGTCATCAAACCCGTCATCATCGCCATCGCCAGCGCGCCCGTGGCTACCGGCGGCGTCATCGCGACGACGGTCACCCCGACCGTGGCGCGCTACTATGCCGCGGTCACGGCCGCGATGATCGCAGGCGGCGTGACGACGATTCCCGCAGCCAGCTTCCTCGACGACGCCGACGCTCCGGTGGCAGCGCTGCCCGTCCCGCCGGCAGACGGCTACTATAACGTCTACGTCAACGGCGTTCTGCAGCAGGGCGGCTTGTCCACGCTGACGACCGCCAGCCTGGTGCTCGCTACCGACGACCTAGCTGAAGGCACGCCCGTCTTGCTCGAGGTCAGCACGTTCGGCAGCGCCTCAACGATGACGACGCCGCCGACCATCTCGGCGCCGACGATCACCGTCATCACCTGA
- the hflK gene encoding FtsH protease activity modulator HflK → MEVFQGGKTQKVYQMPQLPKRTWRLIVLGIAAVIVIWIGSTTFYTVQEQEQAAILTFGKYTATQEKSGLHFKLPSPIQRVVKVPANLTQKLHIGYREDSGGKVTAVESEALMITGDENIVSADAVIEWKVANIRDYLYNIDDPEQFLRNSASAAIRSVMGATKLDYAITEGKTVIQTDVKKKLEEIQEKYGTGIQIIDLKFQDIEPPEGQVQTAFKEVTNAREEKNTKINQAQKYVNDRLPKARGEAQALIEQAEAQKKSRILNAQGDVAQFNAVYNEYAKNPEVTADRLVLETLEQILPNAKVIVTDGSGDTVNYLPLDSFLKNSGAKSTTSGGTTTQPNAAQGGAGQ, encoded by the coding sequence ATGGAAGTCTTTCAAGGCGGCAAAACGCAGAAGGTGTACCAGATGCCGCAGCTGCCCAAGCGAACGTGGCGGCTCATCGTGCTCGGCATCGCAGCGGTCATTGTAATCTGGATCGGCTCGACGACGTTTTACACGGTACAGGAGCAGGAGCAGGCGGCGATCCTGACGTTTGGCAAGTATACGGCGACGCAGGAGAAGTCGGGCCTGCACTTCAAGCTGCCGTCGCCGATCCAGCGGGTGGTCAAGGTGCCGGCCAACCTGACGCAGAAGCTGCACATCGGCTACCGCGAGGACAGCGGCGGCAAGGTGACGGCGGTCGAATCCGAAGCGCTCATGATCACTGGCGACGAGAACATCGTCTCCGCCGATGCGGTCATCGAGTGGAAGGTGGCCAATATCCGCGACTATCTGTACAACATCGACGATCCCGAACAGTTCCTCCGCAACTCCGCCAGCGCGGCGATCCGTTCGGTCATGGGCGCCACGAAGCTCGACTACGCGATTACCGAGGGCAAGACGGTCATCCAGACCGACGTCAAGAAGAAGCTCGAGGAGATCCAGGAAAAGTACGGCACGGGCATTCAGATCATCGACCTAAAGTTCCAGGACATCGAGCCGCCCGAAGGCCAGGTGCAGACGGCGTTCAAGGAAGTCACCAATGCGCGCGAGGAAAAGAACACGAAGATCAACCAGGCGCAGAAGTACGTGAACGATCGGCTGCCCAAGGCGCGGGGCGAAGCGCAGGCGCTCATCGAGCAGGCGGAGGCGCAGAAGAAGTCGCGGATTCTGAACGCGCAAGGCGACGTCGCGCAATTTAATGCCGTTTACAATGAATATGCTAAAAATCCGGAAGTCACCGCCGACCGCCTCGTGCTAGAGACGCTTGAGCAGATTCTGCCGAACGCCAAGGTCATCGTGACCGACGGCAGCGGGGATACGGTGAACTACCTGCCGCTTGACAGCTTCCTCAAAAACAGCGGCGCCAAGTCGACGACTTCAGGCGGCACCACGACGCAGCCTAATGCCGCCCAAGGAGGTGCCGGACAATGA
- a CDS encoding EAL domain-containing protein, with translation MSGYLASAGDMKHDETLWPLYARIYRDSQEAIMITDSHARIVQVNPSFSRITGYEESEVVGLTPSVLKSDCQSPDFYARMWAAIHLDGKWKGEIWNRRKNGEVYPQWLSISAVKDEAGQLQNYMAMFLDLTEYKSAASKLRLHAQVFSYASEGIMITDTSLKILSVNQAFTVVTGYTEEEACGHTPALLRSGRHGRDFYDRMWESLREAGRWQGEIWNRRKSGELYPEFLTITTLRDEQGEVTNYIGMFKDITARKQAEDRLKYLAHYDMLTGLPNRTLLQDMLQDVMEGCRRTGERLGVLFIDLDRFKSVNDSLGHDAGDKVLRQMGERLKRAVRAEDVVSRLGGDEFIVVLRSLKSADEALETARRVTELMARPFDGADNEIYMNASIGISMYPDHGKDLESLMQHADLAMYEAKSQGAGPQLFNEGIGGAFSRKLRLERELRFAAERGELQLVYQPQVGVESGRLEGMESLLRWRHPELGAISPSEFIPIAEETGLIREIGSWVLGEACKQLGAWSRRARTVPAIAVNLSGKQFMAPDLAETFRGIVRDAGCDPHQIVLEITESFGIVDMDSVIGVLRELKGMGFRVAIDDFGKGYSALGYLKQLPIDILKIDKSFLSELTSDPKSDALTRAIIQMAQGMELRVIAEGVETPAQMARLRELRCDIAQGYYIDRPMPAGELEAGYLRSPQRAK, from the coding sequence ATGAGCGGATATTTGGCATCGGCGGGCGACATGAAGCATGACGAGACCTTATGGCCCCTCTATGCCCGAATTTACCGCGATTCGCAGGAAGCGATCATGATTACGGACAGTCATGCCCGCATTGTACAAGTGAATCCGTCCTTTTCGAGAATTACGGGCTACGAAGAGAGCGAGGTTGTCGGACTCACGCCGAGCGTGCTTAAATCCGACTGTCAGTCGCCCGATTTTTACGCACGGATGTGGGCGGCGATTCATCTCGACGGCAAGTGGAAGGGCGAGATCTGGAACCGGCGCAAAAACGGGGAGGTCTATCCGCAGTGGCTGTCGATCTCCGCGGTCAAGGACGAGGCCGGACAGCTGCAAAACTATATGGCGATGTTTCTCGATCTGACCGAATACAAGAGCGCGGCCTCCAAGCTCAGGCTGCACGCGCAGGTGTTCAGCTACGCGAGCGAGGGCATTATGATTACGGACACGTCGCTCAAAATTTTATCCGTCAACCAGGCTTTCACCGTCGTCACCGGCTATACGGAAGAGGAGGCGTGCGGACATACGCCCGCGTTGCTGCGGTCCGGCAGGCACGGACGCGACTTTTACGATCGCATGTGGGAGAGTCTGCGCGAGGCCGGCCGCTGGCAGGGCGAGATCTGGAACCGGCGCAAGAGCGGGGAGCTTTATCCCGAGTTCCTGACGATAACGACGCTGCGCGACGAGCAGGGCGAGGTCACGAACTACATCGGCATGTTCAAGGACATCACCGCGCGCAAGCAGGCGGAGGACAGGCTCAAGTATCTTGCACACTACGACATGCTGACCGGGCTGCCCAACCGCACGCTGCTGCAGGACATGCTTCAGGACGTCATGGAAGGCTGCCGGAGAACGGGAGAGCGGCTCGGCGTGCTGTTTATCGATCTGGACCGGTTCAAGTCGGTCAACGATTCGCTGGGTCATGATGCCGGGGACAAGGTGCTCCGGCAAATGGGCGAGCGCCTGAAGCGGGCGGTCCGCGCGGAGGACGTCGTGTCGCGGCTTGGCGGGGACGAATTTATCGTCGTGCTGCGGAGCTTGAAGAGCGCCGACGAAGCGTTGGAGACGGCGCGGCGTGTGACCGAGCTCATGGCGCGTCCGTTCGACGGGGCGGACAACGAGATTTATATGAATGCCAGCATCGGCATCAGCATGTACCCGGATCACGGCAAGGACCTGGAGTCGCTGATGCAGCACGCCGACCTGGCGATGTACGAGGCCAAGTCGCAAGGGGCCGGGCCGCAGCTGTTCAACGAGGGGATCGGCGGCGCCTTTTCGCGCAAGCTCCGGCTGGAGCGGGAGCTTCGATTCGCGGCCGAACGTGGAGAGCTGCAGCTTGTCTACCAGCCGCAGGTCGGCGTGGAGAGCGGCAGACTGGAAGGCATGGAGTCGCTGCTGCGTTGGCGGCACCCCGAGCTGGGGGCAATCTCGCCGTCGGAGTTCATCCCGATCGCCGAGGAGACCGGCCTGATCCGGGAGATCGGCAGCTGGGTGCTGGGAGAAGCCTGCAAGCAGCTGGGCGCCTGGAGCCGAAGGGCGCGGACCGTTCCCGCGATCGCGGTGAACCTGTCCGGAAAGCAGTTCATGGCGCCCGATCTGGCGGAGACGTTCCGCGGCATCGTACGGGACGCCGGCTGCGATCCGCATCAGATCGTGCTCGAGATTACGGAGAGCTTCGGCATCGTCGACATGGATTCGGTAATCGGCGTGCTGCGCGAGCTTAAGGGGATGGGCTTCCGCGTGGCGATCGACGACTTCGGCAAAGGCTACTCCGCGCTCGGCTATCTGAAGCAGCTGCCGATCGATATCCTGAAGATCGACAAGAGCTTCCTGAGCGAGCTGACGTCGGATCCGAAAAGCGATGCGCTCACCCGGGCGATTATTCAGATGGCGCAAGGGATGGAGCTTCGCGTCATCGCGGAGGGCGTCGAAACGCCCGCGCAGATGGCGCGCCTGCGCGAGCTGCGCTGCGACATCGCGCAGGGCTACTACATCGACCGGCCGATGCCGGCGGGAGAGCTGGAGGCTGGGTATTTGAGGTCGCCGCAGCGAGCGAAGTGA
- a CDS encoding aldo/keto reductase, with amino-acid sequence MEYIDIPGSRLPVSRLIKGTDYFYHHSYELAATNMDAYLALGGNAVDSAHIYCGGQSEEVLGRYMEERGNRDKIVILTKGAHHDKDGPRVNKQAIADDLQVSLERLRTDHIELYALHRDDPDVHVGVIVEALNAHIESGAIGAIGGSNWTWQRLQEANEYAAAHGLVGFTFSSPNLSLAKAKEPYWKDAVSADQATIDWHEKHQLPLLSWSSQARGFFTGRFSPDDRSDADLVRVFYNDDNWERLARAERLAADKGVTAIQIALAYVLNQPFPACALIGARNAEELRSCDEAMRLVLTREEMEWLDLKRATV; translated from the coding sequence ATGGAATACATCGATATTCCGGGATCGCGCTTGCCCGTATCCCGCCTGATCAAGGGGACCGACTACTTTTACCATCACTCATACGAGCTGGCGGCGACCAATATGGACGCCTATCTGGCGCTCGGCGGCAACGCCGTCGACAGCGCGCATATCTACTGCGGCGGGCAGAGCGAAGAAGTGCTCGGCCGGTATATGGAGGAGCGCGGCAACCGGGACAAGATCGTAATCCTGACCAAGGGCGCGCACCATGACAAGGACGGTCCGCGCGTGAACAAGCAGGCGATCGCCGACGATCTTCAGGTAAGCCTCGAGCGGCTGCGGACGGATCACATCGAGCTGTACGCGCTGCATCGCGACGATCCCGATGTACATGTCGGCGTCATCGTCGAAGCGCTGAACGCGCATATCGAATCCGGCGCGATCGGGGCGATCGGCGGATCCAACTGGACGTGGCAGCGGCTGCAGGAGGCCAATGAGTATGCAGCGGCGCACGGTCTCGTCGGCTTCACGTTCAGCAGCCCGAACCTGAGTCTCGCGAAGGCCAAGGAGCCGTATTGGAAGGACGCGGTCTCCGCTGATCAAGCGACCATCGACTGGCACGAGAAGCACCAGCTTCCGCTGCTTTCGTGGTCCTCGCAGGCGCGCGGCTTTTTCACCGGGCGCTTCTCCCCGGATGACCGGAGCGACGCCGACCTGGTGCGCGTGTTCTACAACGACGACAACTGGGAGCGTCTCGCGCGCGCCGAGCGGCTAGCCGCGGACAAAGGCGTGACCGCGATTCAGATCGCCCTCGCTTACGTGCTGAACCAGCCGTTTCCTGCCTGCGCGCTCATCGGCGCCCGCAACGCCGAGGAACTCCGCTCCTGCGATGAAGCGATGCGACTCGTATTGACGAGGGAAGAGATGGAGTGGCTCGATCTGAAGCGGGCGACAGTCTGA
- a CDS encoding Gfo/Idh/MocA family protein — translation MGRRLRWGILGCAGIAVRAVIPGLQQSERNVVAAIASRDADKAKETAERLGIERAYGSYEALLADDTIDAVYVPLPNHMHLPWTIRAAEAGKHVLCEKPIALDAAEAARMVEFCREKGVHLAEAFMYRHHPRYRLIRQMVESGEIGEVRGIHGTFTFNNAANQTNIRYRRDWGGGSVYDVGCYPISAARLILGQEPEAATAHAFFSPEHDGVDMMASGLVEFAGGVALTFDCGMWASSRNTLEVLGTKASIEVPSAFVSGPDGGYNFFVVSKDSRREVEVPRGNQYALQGDEFARTVLDGEAPAFGPEDAVRNMKVIDAVLRSASERARIVI, via the coding sequence ATGGGACGCAGGTTGAGATGGGGCATTCTCGGGTGCGCGGGCATCGCGGTTCGCGCGGTGATTCCCGGTCTGCAGCAGTCGGAGCGGAACGTCGTGGCGGCCATCGCGAGCCGGGATGCGGACAAGGCGAAGGAGACGGCGGAGCGCCTCGGGATCGAGCGCGCTTACGGCAGCTACGAGGCGCTGCTCGCGGACGATACGATCGACGCGGTCTACGTGCCTCTGCCGAATCATATGCATCTGCCTTGGACGATTCGGGCCGCCGAAGCGGGCAAGCATGTGCTGTGCGAAAAGCCGATCGCGCTTGATGCGGCGGAGGCAGCGCGCATGGTCGAATTTTGCCGGGAAAAGGGCGTACATCTGGCGGAGGCGTTCATGTACCGCCATCACCCGCGCTACCGGCTGATCCGGCAAATGGTCGAATCCGGCGAGATCGGCGAAGTAAGGGGGATTCACGGCACCTTTACCTTCAACAACGCGGCGAACCAAACGAACATCCGCTACCGGCGCGACTGGGGCGGCGGGTCGGTGTACGATGTCGGCTGCTATCCGATCAGCGCGGCACGGCTCATTCTCGGGCAGGAGCCGGAGGCGGCTACGGCGCACGCTTTCTTTTCGCCCGAGCACGACGGCGTCGATATGATGGCATCCGGGCTGGTCGAGTTCGCGGGCGGCGTGGCGCTGACCTTCGACTGCGGCATGTGGGCGTCCTCTCGCAATACGCTCGAGGTGCTGGGCACCAAGGCGAGCATTGAGGTGCCGTCGGCGTTCGTCTCGGGACCGGACGGCGGTTACAACTTCTTCGTCGTTTCGAAAGACAGCAGACGGGAGGTCGAGGTGCCGCGCGGCAACCAATATGCGCTGCAAGGCGACGAATTTGCCAGGACGGTACTGGACGGCGAGGCGCCGGCGTTCGGACCGGAGGACGCGGTGCGCAACATGAAGGTCATCGACGCGGTGCTGCGGTCGGCATCCGAACGCGCGCGCATCGTCATTTAA
- the hflC gene encoding protease modulator HflC produces the protein MNTRKWILTGVGALLLIILLSGSMFVVGEGQYKVVLKFGEATRIHQSPGIHFKIPFIESVRTLPKYQRIYDSQPTTILTKDKKPIIVDNYSVWRIDDPHRFLRSLQTVSAAEGRIGDAVYNAVRRKLSEIEYGSIISETTARGDINDEITQIVRDVAENQSYGIDIIDVRIKKTDLPDENKQSVYNRMISDRQSIAAGYLSEGDEQSRKVTSNADRQAQELIAQAEADAKKIVAEGEKEAARIYNEAYGKDPKFYKLYRTLQSYTTTFKGEPVIMLPADSPYTRILLGER, from the coding sequence ATGAACACCCGCAAATGGATCCTGACCGGCGTCGGCGCGCTGCTGCTTATCATTCTCCTCTCCGGCTCCATGTTCGTCGTCGGCGAGGGACAGTACAAGGTCGTGCTCAAGTTCGGAGAGGCCACGCGCATTCACCAGTCTCCCGGCATTCATTTTAAAATTCCGTTCATCGAATCCGTTCGCACGCTCCCCAAATACCAGCGTATCTACGACAGCCAGCCGACGACGATTCTCACCAAGGACAAGAAGCCGATTATCGTCGACAATTACTCGGTATGGCGCATCGACGATCCGCACCGCTTCCTGCGCTCGCTGCAGACCGTGTCGGCGGCCGAGGGACGCATCGGCGACGCCGTCTACAACGCGGTTAGGCGCAAGCTGTCCGAGATCGAATACGGCAGCATCATCAGCGAGACGACGGCGCGGGGCGACATCAACGACGAGATCACCCAGATCGTCCGCGACGTCGCGGAGAACCAGAGCTACGGCATCGACATCATCGACGTGCGCATCAAGAAGACGGACCTGCCAGACGAGAACAAGCAGAGCGTCTACAACCGCATGATCTCGGATCGCCAGTCGATCGCGGCCGGCTACCTGTCCGAGGGCGACGAGCAGTCGCGCAAGGTGACGTCCAACGCGGACCGTCAGGCGCAGGAGCTGATCGCGCAGGCCGAGGCGGACGCCAAGAAGATCGTGGCCGAGGGCGAGAAGGAAGCGGCGCGCATCTACAACGAGGCGTACGGCAAGGATCCGAAGTTTTACAAGCTGTACCGCACGCTGCAGAGCTACACGACGACGTTCAAGGGCGAGCCGGTCATCATGCTGCCTGCGGATTCGCCGTATACGCGGATCCTGCTCGGCGAGCGGTAA